Proteins from one Mesotoga infera genomic window:
- the pap gene encoding polyphosphate:AMP phosphotransferase, whose translation MLDKIDLEAKLSGKEYSSALESLEPILGFLQRKLKERSIPVVILFEGWEASGKGTAINNLIMPLDPRGFKVFPMAGTDENDRFHPYLWPFWNRFPSCGRITIFDRSWYKVLLDEEKAIGEREFLSYLKTFNSLERLLTDSGAVIIKFFLHIDRKEQKRRLEKLDSNPSTSWRVKKRDFRQNKNYESVKSFIERILQASDTDIAPWYIIPSTDERLAAVQIMNTVVNCIEKALERHDSVNGTVNPWSGNTSVIDSLDLSKSMEEDLYEKRLAEVQKKLREYQHILYKKRRALVVVYEGMDAAGKGGNIRRLTAKLDPRGYEVIPISAPNDAEKSYHYLWRFWTNMPKDGHIAIFDRSWYGRVLVERVEGFASEAEWARAYREINDMEEQLHDHGTVLAKFWLHIDLEEQLKRFQTRENDPVKQWKITPEDWRNREKWNIYKPAIEEMLVRTSTSYAPWTVVESNDKRYARVKVLETLVNMLKENL comes from the coding sequence ATGCTCGATAAAATCGACCTGGAAGCAAAACTATCTGGTAAGGAATACTCCTCGGCTCTGGAGTCTCTGGAACCGATTCTCGGCTTTCTCCAGCGAAAACTCAAAGAGAGATCGATTCCGGTGGTTATACTCTTTGAAGGTTGGGAGGCGTCGGGAAAAGGCACGGCGATAAACAATCTCATAATGCCATTGGACCCCAGAGGTTTCAAAGTCTTTCCCATGGCCGGCACAGACGAAAACGACAGATTTCACCCATATCTCTGGCCTTTCTGGAATCGGTTTCCCTCCTGTGGACGCATAACTATTTTCGATAGAAGCTGGTACAAGGTTCTACTGGACGAAGAAAAGGCGATTGGAGAGAGAGAGTTTCTGTCGTATTTGAAAACCTTCAACTCACTGGAAAGACTTCTCACCGATTCCGGCGCCGTAATCATCAAGTTTTTTCTGCACATAGACCGAAAAGAACAGAAAAGAAGACTCGAGAAACTGGATTCGAATCCATCGACTTCCTGGCGGGTGAAGAAAAGAGATTTCCGTCAGAACAAGAACTACGAATCTGTGAAGTCGTTCATCGAGAGGATCCTGCAGGCTAGCGACACGGATATCGCACCCTGGTACATAATACCCTCAACCGATGAAAGGCTTGCCGCCGTACAGATAATGAACACCGTCGTGAACTGCATTGAAAAGGCACTTGAAAGACATGACAGTGTGAACGGAACTGTCAACCCCTGGTCTGGCAACACATCTGTCATAGATTCTCTAGACCTTTCCAAGAGTATGGAGGAGGATCTTTACGAGAAGAGATTGGCCGAGGTACAGAAAAAACTGAGAGAGTATCAGCATATTCTGTACAAAAAGAGGAGGGCACTGGTAGTCGTTTATGAGGGCATGGACGCCGCTGGAAAGGGTGGAAATATTAGGCGTTTAACCGCTAAACTCGATCCCCGCGGTTACGAGGTGATACCAATCAGTGCGCCGAACGATGCCGAGAAGTCGTACCATTATCTCTGGAGATTCTGGACCAATATGCCAAAAGACGGACATATCGCTATCTTCGACCGTAGCTGGTACGGCCGCGTTCTTGTCGAAAGAGTCGAAGGTTTCGCCAGTGAAGCTGAATGGGCCAGAGCTTATCGCGAAATAAACGATATGGAGGAACAGCTCCACGATCATGGAACCGTTCTGGCCAAATTCTGGCTGCACATAGACCTCGAAGAACAACTGAAGAGATTCCAGACGAGGGAAAACGATCCCGTGAAGCAGTGGAAAATTACTCCCGAGGACTGGAGAAACCGTGAAAAATGGAATATTTACAAACCGGCGATTGAGGAGATGCTGGTTCGTACGAGTACTTCGTACGCTCCGTGGACCGTAGTTGAGTCGAACGACAAGAGATACGCCAGAGTGAAGGTCCTGGAAACTCTCGTGAATATGTTAAAGGAGAACCTTTGA
- the proB gene encoding glutamate 5-kinase: protein MSRIVLKVGSNLLVKKSGELDRRYIAELAREIANLKSLENEVVLVSSGAKAAGFGYLSGRSAEHDLYLKQALCAAGQVQLMKLYETVFDLYGEKVAQILVNRDDFGHRKRFLNLRNTLIGLLEMGVIPIVNENDTTSTEEIMFGDNDILAAMFAMGWKADYLILMSTVDGIYNEEGKVMRVFDSASKIKSMSGSSWGTGGIGTKIRAARGASASGIKCCICNGRELSNIGKFIHGIETGTVFEPIDSSPGARKIWIGFLSTPGGSLIINRGAITALKRGKSLLAVGVERVEGEFSQGEVVRILSFEGEEIARGISNFSSFEVDRIKGTRSDKLSSILGHDCAKVVVHIDNIYQN, encoded by the coding sequence ATGTCCAGAATAGTGCTTAAAGTTGGTTCGAATTTGCTAGTGAAAAAGAGCGGAGAGCTCGACAGACGTTACATAGCCGAGCTAGCGCGGGAGATAGCCAATCTCAAATCTCTCGAAAACGAAGTGGTTCTGGTCTCGTCCGGTGCTAAGGCTGCCGGTTTTGGATACTTAAGCGGTAGAAGCGCCGAACACGATCTGTACCTGAAACAGGCACTGTGCGCGGCCGGGCAGGTTCAACTGATGAAGCTGTACGAAACTGTTTTCGATCTCTACGGAGAAAAGGTCGCACAGATACTCGTCAACCGAGACGATTTCGGCCACAGGAAGCGCTTTCTCAACCTGAGAAACACACTAATAGGTCTTCTAGAAATGGGAGTCATACCCATAGTGAACGAGAACGACACTACCTCAACCGAAGAAATCATGTTCGGCGATAACGACATACTGGCGGCCATGTTTGCGATGGGCTGGAAGGCCGACTATTTAATACTCATGTCCACAGTCGATGGCATCTACAACGAAGAGGGAAAGGTTATGCGCGTTTTCGATTCGGCCAGCAAGATCAAGAGTATGTCCGGTAGTAGCTGGGGAACCGGAGGGATAGGCACCAAGATTCGCGCAGCAAGAGGGGCTTCGGCATCAGGTATCAAATGCTGCATCTGCAATGGCCGCGAGCTATCGAACATCGGGAAGTTCATTCATGGAATCGAAACCGGCACGGTTTTCGAACCGATCGATTCGTCGCCCGGGGCCAGAAAAATCTGGATAGGTTTTCTATCAACTCCTGGAGGTTCGCTTATAATAAACAGAGGTGCCATTACCGCCTTGAAAAGGGGTAAGAGTCTTCTGGCGGTCGGTGTCGAGAGAGTCGAAGGCGAGTTCTCTCAGGGAGAGGTAGTCAGGATACTCTCCTTTGAAGGTGAGGAAATCGCGCGTGGGATAAGCAACTTCAGTTCCTTCGAAGTCGATAGAATCAAAGGAACAAGAAGCGACAAACTGTCGTCAATACTTGGGCATGACTGTGCGAAGGTCGTCGTCCACATAGACAATATCTACCAAAATTGA
- a CDS encoding glutamate-5-semialdehyde dehydrogenase produces MTDLTEKGVKVREAYRFLRLASTTVKNQALKAIADSIDMNRGEILDANSLDVLQARNREIKESLIDRLALTEKRIDGMIQACHDVAALPDPVGEIETTWVQKDGLRISRERVPIGAIGMIYESRPNVTVDASILALKSGNSVLLKGGSDAINSNRAIVQAIKRALKTVGLPGGCVELIEDISRDCVMEMLKMREYLSLIIPRGGSSLIQFVVNNSTVPVIETGTGNCHIFVDYNADLSKAVAIIDNAKTQRPGTCNAVETVLVHEKIAGKFLPMMKETLSRKNVELRGCERSRQFAEMIPATEEDYETEFLDLILAVKVVNDVKEAIEHIERYSSHHSESILTEDYSNARYFLKAVDSAAVYVNASTRFTDGGEFGFGSEIGISTQKLHARGPFGLRELTSYKYTVMGDYQVRE; encoded by the coding sequence ATGACGGACCTAACGGAAAAAGGAGTGAAAGTCAGGGAGGCTTACAGATTTCTGAGGCTGGCGAGCACCACCGTTAAGAACCAGGCTTTGAAGGCAATAGCCGATTCTATAGACATGAACCGCGGTGAGATACTCGACGCGAACTCTCTGGATGTTTTACAGGCCAGAAACAGAGAAATCAAGGAATCGCTGATTGACAGACTCGCGCTCACCGAAAAAAGGATAGACGGTATGATACAGGCCTGTCATGACGTGGCGGCATTACCCGATCCCGTTGGCGAGATAGAAACCACCTGGGTCCAAAAAGACGGTCTGAGAATATCCAGAGAGAGGGTTCCTATCGGTGCCATAGGTATGATATACGAATCGCGCCCAAACGTTACAGTCGATGCCTCGATACTGGCCTTAAAATCCGGAAATTCAGTACTTCTGAAGGGTGGCAGCGACGCGATAAACTCCAACAGGGCGATAGTGCAAGCTATAAAACGTGCTCTGAAGACGGTCGGCCTACCCGGCGGATGTGTAGAGTTGATAGAGGATATATCCAGAGATTGTGTTATGGAGATGTTGAAAATGAGGGAATATCTGTCGCTGATAATACCCAGAGGGGGTAGCAGTCTGATACAGTTCGTGGTCAACAACTCAACAGTACCGGTAATCGAAACCGGGACGGGAAACTGCCATATATTCGTGGACTATAATGCCGACCTATCCAAGGCCGTAGCGATCATTGACAACGCAAAAACACAGAGACCGGGAACGTGCAACGCCGTTGAAACGGTTCTTGTGCACGAGAAGATCGCCGGGAAGTTTCTCCCGATGATGAAAGAAACTCTCTCAAGAAAGAATGTCGAACTCCGCGGTTGTGAAAGGTCGAGGCAGTTCGCGGAAATGATCCCGGCTACCGAAGAAGACTACGAGACCGAATTCCTCGACCTCATCCTGGCCGTAAAGGTTGTAAACGATGTTAAAGAGGCAATCGAACACATAGAGAGATATTCATCCCATCACTCGGAGTCTATACTGACCGAAGACTACTCGAACGCCAGGTACTTTTTGAAGGCCGTCGATTCTGCCGCGGTTTACGTGAACGCTTCTACACGATTCACGGACGGTGGTGAGTTCGGTTTCGGAAGCGAGATAGGCATAAGTACTCAAAAACTCCACGCCCGTGGACCCTTCGGCTTAAGAGAACTCACGAGCTACAAGTACACCGTGATGGGCGATTACCAGGTGAGAGAATAA
- the proC gene encoding pyrroline-5-carboxylate reductase, translating to MKIGIIGVGNIGGIFAHRLLSKFEGLEALYLLDRYPEKLSGLTSDSTKVVVASEPSEIFKNCTHVILSVKPQDCMELFAQIKNGRQHSPIIISTITGIQIDTIAFNTSIKKIARIMPNVPSAIGRGVTGLVFSEGFNEDERREVKRILLTMGDIVEVREKDLAAVTALSGSGPAFVFVIVESLIDVGLKMGLSYEVSRELILGTLGGSVELLKEKGNHPGEFRHLVTSPGGTTIEGIYSLEREGLRGTIMKALFDTYLRAKEINAELEGKK from the coding sequence ATGAAGATAGGAATAATCGGTGTAGGAAATATAGGAGGAATCTTTGCCCATAGATTGCTGAGCAAATTCGAAGGGCTGGAAGCCCTGTACCTACTGGATAGATACCCGGAGAAGTTGTCCGGTTTGACTTCCGATTCCACAAAGGTAGTCGTCGCTTCCGAACCTTCAGAGATATTCAAAAACTGCACACATGTGATCCTTTCGGTGAAACCGCAGGACTGTATGGAGCTCTTCGCCCAGATAAAGAACGGCAGACAGCACAGTCCTATAATAATAAGCACCATAACTGGTATTCAGATAGATACAATAGCCTTTAACACTTCCATAAAAAAGATCGCTAGAATCATGCCGAACGTTCCGAGCGCTATCGGCAGAGGAGTGACTGGTCTGGTGTTTTCGGAGGGCTTCAACGAAGACGAGCGCCGAGAGGTAAAAAGAATACTTCTGACGATGGGAGATATAGTCGAGGTCAGAGAAAAGGACCTGGCGGCCGTTACCGCTCTCAGCGGGAGCGGTCCGGCCTTTGTATTTGTAATCGTCGAATCGCTCATAGACGTGGGATTGAAGATGGGTCTCTCCTACGAGGTTTCAAGGGAACTCATACTCGGTACCCTGGGTGGATCGGTCGAGCTTCTCAAAGAAAAGGGTAACCATCCTGGCGAATTCAGACACCTCGTCACCTCACCCGGAGGCACCACGATAGAGGGGATTTATTCACTGGAAAGAGAAGGACTCAGGGGAACTATAATGAAGGCTCTCTTCGACACCTATCTGAGGGCGAAAGAGATCAACGCTGAACTGGAGGGGAAGAAATGA
- a CDS encoding type 1 glutamine amidotransferase yields the protein MICVLLNDSDFDRTLSPLEFALEKMGVLYRTWRTFREGFPQDASCCDGLIISGGFTMKNYFEEKSDLYGASYLRNFNKPILGICLGMQILARLAGVSLVVSKELGLSRVWLDGGNDLFKGMKSPLEVCQRHNYALPYVPHGYSIIARNDSTFIQAIASKDNLKYGIQFHPEEIDLGSEMDSLKIFSNFASIVERHSTENSGGGK from the coding sequence ATGATCTGTGTTCTTCTAAACGACAGTGATTTCGACAGGACACTCTCTCCATTAGAATTTGCGCTTGAAAAGATGGGGGTGCTCTACCGGACATGGAGAACCTTTCGAGAGGGATTTCCGCAGGATGCTTCTTGCTGTGATGGATTAATTATCTCGGGCGGATTTACGATGAAGAATTATTTCGAAGAAAAAAGTGATTTATACGGAGCGAGCTATTTAAGGAATTTCAACAAACCTATCCTGGGTATCTGCCTAGGTATGCAGATACTGGCGAGGCTTGCAGGAGTTTCTCTGGTGGTCTCGAAGGAGCTGGGGCTCTCGAGGGTGTGGCTTGATGGCGGAAACGACCTTTTCAAGGGCATGAAGTCACCTCTTGAAGTATGTCAACGACACAACTATGCCCTGCCTTATGTCCCGCATGGTTACTCCATCATCGCCAGGAACGATTCAACTTTCATTCAAGCGATAGCCTCGAAAGATAACCTGAAGTACGGAATACAGTTTCACCCCGAAGAGATCGACCTCGGATCGGAGATGGATTCGCTAAAGATATTCTCAAATTTTGCTTCTATAGTGGAAAGACATTCAACTGAAAATTCAGGAGGGGGAAAATGA
- the glpX gene encoding class II fructose-bisphosphatase, producing MIPEITLDMVRVTEAAALLSSVYLGRGDKEIVDQRAVDAMRGILDLLDMRGTVVIGEGEKDHAPMLAAGEHVGKWGEEDPEVLIAVDPVDGTRLVANGRPNALSVIAATERGKIAPLPTYYVDKLAVGEELAGSLDINASPRENLKIAAAILGVKVSELTVTVLERERNYPLVEAIRNVGARIKLINDGDIAAAIATALPDGGTEIYMGIGGSPEAVLAAAALQCLGGEIQVKCWPRDSAEIEKTEKSNFKINNVYWTQDLIKGEEVIFSATGITDGSFLKGVRFTHSKAITDSIAMRSSTRTVRRITAYHEIAYKTITTKTGGEVYIFNSLMGKRI from the coding sequence ATGATACCTGAGATCACTCTTGACATGGTAAGAGTAACAGAAGCCGCGGCGTTGTTATCTAGCGTTTACCTTGGACGGGGCGACAAAGAGATCGTTGATCAGAGGGCAGTTGACGCGATGCGGGGAATTCTCGATCTCCTCGACATGCGCGGAACAGTCGTGATCGGTGAAGGAGAGAAGGATCATGCTCCAATGCTGGCTGCGGGGGAACATGTCGGTAAATGGGGGGAGGAAGATCCCGAAGTTCTTATCGCTGTTGATCCAGTTGACGGCACAAGACTTGTGGCCAACGGTCGACCCAACGCTTTGAGTGTGATAGCGGCGACTGAAAGAGGCAAGATAGCCCCGCTTCCAACTTACTACGTCGATAAGCTCGCGGTCGGTGAAGAACTTGCCGGGAGTCTCGACATAAACGCAAGCCCGAGAGAGAACCTCAAAATCGCGGCCGCGATTCTCGGTGTCAAAGTGTCCGAGCTTACCGTCACGGTGCTGGAGAGAGAGAGAAATTATCCACTGGTGGAAGCCATAAGGAACGTCGGAGCGAGAATAAAGCTCATAAACGATGGCGATATAGCTGCGGCGATCGCCACGGCCCTTCCCGATGGTGGCACTGAGATATATATGGGGATCGGTGGTTCGCCTGAGGCTGTACTCGCGGCGGCTGCGCTCCAGTGCCTTGGAGGAGAAATACAGGTAAAATGCTGGCCCAGAGACAGCGCAGAGATTGAAAAAACGGAGAAATCCAACTTCAAAATCAACAATGTCTACTGGACACAAGATCTGATAAAGGGCGAAGAGGTTATTTTCAGCGCAACAGGCATAACCGACGGCTCTTTCCTTAAAGGTGTCCGCTTCACCCACAGTAAAGCCATAACCGACTCCATTGCCATGAGATCGAGCACACGAACGGTCAGAAGAATAACCGCATACCACGAGATAGCGTACAAAACTATAACCACAAAGACTGGCGGAGAGGTCTATATCTTCAACAGTCTAATGGGTAAGAGAATATAA
- a CDS encoding DUF3298 and DUF4163 domain-containing protein: MKKALLLLFMISLVVLAMAMTEELPEMVFVSGGNIIYVGGTHITEDSTICAVNLQIPFIEGLTRPGFESYINSLIKSEVEQYSKEIQKMAADAYEASKEDEWPFRTFDVYVVYTAYLSNGILSIDMIFSEFTGGAHPNAARRTYNIDISGNHLVSLKSLFPSEDFENKLNELLFSKIKEREDLWPAEFKGVQPDQGFYLNAGRLYIYFQPYEIGPWASGMPEFSFLLTDLM, translated from the coding sequence ATGAAGAAAGCGCTACTGTTACTTTTCATGATTTCTCTAGTCGTTTTGGCAATGGCTATGACCGAAGAGTTGCCGGAAATGGTATTTGTCAGTGGGGGGAACATCATTTACGTTGGAGGTACTCATATTACTGAAGATTCAACGATATGCGCAGTAAATCTTCAGATTCCATTCATTGAAGGGCTTACCAGACCAGGTTTCGAATCCTATATCAACTCTCTGATAAAATCCGAAGTCGAGCAATACAGCAAAGAGATCCAAAAGATGGCAGCAGACGCCTATGAAGCGTCCAAAGAAGATGAATGGCCCTTCAGAACTTTCGATGTCTATGTGGTCTATACTGCTTACTTGAGTAACGGCATTCTCAGCATAGATATGATCTTCAGCGAATTCACTGGAGGAGCCCACCCCAATGCGGCCAGGCGGACGTACAATATCGACATAAGTGGGAACCATTTAGTTTCATTGAAAAGCCTCTTTCCTTCCGAGGATTTCGAGAACAAACTGAACGAGTTGCTTTTTAGCAAGATAAAAGAAAGAGAAGATCTGTGGCCAGCGGAATTCAAGGGCGTTCAACCGGACCAGGGCTTTTACCTGAATGCGGGAAGGCTGTATATATACTTCCAGCCTTATGAGATAGGCCCCTGGGCTTCAGGTATGCCCGAGTTCAGTTTTCTCCTTACTGACCTGATGTAA
- a CDS encoding WecB/TagA/CpsF family glycosyltransferase, translating to MRFLDFDLQDRDLDSAASELLDGVKSGKKYFVLTLNALIVYEYLRNRDYHEALERVNYVVPDGSGVLKAIKLLNKRKVGRVPGIDLMLTICKLASMGNKRIYLLGSKTDTVTKTIKNLKERYPGLNIAGYHNGFFDESESDTIVSEINNSRADILFVGMGVPKQELWITENLDRLNVKVLMGVGGSFDVISGNLKRAPAWMQRLGLEWFYRTIQEPRKRLRLIPKLVKFELHILKSYLCLRRGGSG from the coding sequence TTGAGATTTCTGGACTTCGATCTACAGGACAGAGATCTGGATTCAGCGGCATCTGAGTTGCTTGATGGAGTAAAGTCCGGCAAGAAGTACTTCGTTCTCACATTGAATGCGCTGATAGTTTATGAGTATCTCCGTAACCGGGATTATCATGAGGCACTTGAGAGAGTAAATTACGTGGTTCCCGATGGAAGCGGAGTTTTAAAAGCCATAAAATTACTCAATAAAAGGAAAGTTGGCAGGGTTCCCGGTATAGACCTGATGCTCACTATCTGCAAACTGGCTTCCATGGGAAACAAGAGAATCTATCTTCTTGGTTCTAAAACCGATACAGTAACAAAAACCATTAAAAATTTAAAAGAAAGATATCCCGGTCTTAATATAGCAGGCTATCACAACGGTTTCTTTGATGAAAGTGAAAGTGATACAATCGTTTCAGAAATAAACAATTCACGTGCGGATATACTGTTCGTTGGAATGGGTGTACCTAAACAGGAATTATGGATCACGGAAAATCTGGACAGATTGAATGTCAAGGTTTTGATGGGTGTCGGTGGCTCCTTCGATGTCATTTCGGGAAACTTGAAGAGAGCTCCCGCCTGGATGCAGAGGTTAGGTCTTGAGTGGTTTTATAGAACCATTCAAGAACCCAGAAAACGCTTGAGATTGATACCCAAACTTGTCAAGTTTGAACTTCATATTCTTAAGTCTTATCTTTGTTTGAGAAGAGGTGGTTCCGGATGA
- a CDS encoding amidohydrolase family protein — protein MIVTNVLAFTNDFANPLVDDALVRFENGEITYVGPRREYSIQEDEEVVDGEKGLLLPAFCNAHLSIYSSVSSYPLKIIKGYENGAGYFNNLLKSGYSKTNEKIAKVSAELAVLKALKSGTVSFSGPIFDCPEVDAEFYRELARRYGVNIAVGPVVVKESIESIIERWHEVPRDSNFCPLIYVSELATYDEEDLIKLRDLYSKGINLNLFIFDMKQENDLCLSRWGESLIERLLKNGILVPECGIIYGGNLSETDMDIISNRRIFVTKSIRSEMYAGTFQPNIADLLGRGMHVSIGTGFMGTELIEEAREIVLSERYHKHYDNVVIDYEIRKTLYDNNYKLAQRFFGKRTGVIKEGYSADLLLAKPVLDFERLDPELPTVLQLILKTSCESNYEKVWNTGELILDKGFPQRISRKELKDLSRDIKNLEL, from the coding sequence ATGATCGTTACCAACGTACTGGCCTTCACGAACGATTTCGCGAATCCTCTTGTGGATGACGCGCTGGTCAGATTCGAGAATGGAGAGATTACCTACGTCGGTCCTAGAAGGGAGTACAGCATTCAGGAAGATGAAGAAGTTGTGGACGGAGAGAAAGGACTCCTGCTTCCGGCTTTTTGCAACGCTCACCTGAGCATTTATTCTAGTGTTTCATCGTACCCTCTCAAAATTATAAAGGGCTATGAGAATGGAGCCGGTTATTTCAACAATCTGCTTAAGTCAGGATACTCCAAAACCAACGAGAAGATCGCAAAAGTATCGGCCGAATTAGCAGTGTTAAAGGCTTTGAAGAGCGGCACTGTCTCATTCAGTGGCCCCATTTTCGATTGTCCAGAAGTGGATGCGGAGTTTTACAGAGAACTCGCACGGAGGTACGGAGTTAACATCGCGGTCGGCCCGGTAGTGGTAAAAGAATCGATCGAATCCATTATCGAGCGATGGCATGAAGTACCCCGTGATAGCAATTTCTGTCCTCTCATATATGTAAGCGAACTGGCGACCTACGACGAAGAAGACCTGATCAAGCTACGCGACCTCTATTCTAAGGGTATAAACTTGAACCTCTTTATATTCGACATGAAGCAAGAGAACGATCTGTGCCTTTCAAGATGGGGCGAAAGCCTTATAGAGAGATTGCTGAAGAATGGCATTCTCGTTCCCGAATGCGGCATTATTTATGGAGGAAACCTGAGTGAAACCGATATGGATATAATCTCGAACAGAAGGATATTCGTTACCAAATCCATACGTTCCGAGATGTACGCCGGAACCTTTCAACCTAATATCGCTGACCTTTTGGGGAGAGGAATGCACGTCTCTATAGGAACAGGTTTCATGGGAACGGAACTCATAGAGGAGGCCAGGGAGATAGTGCTTTCGGAAAGATATCACAAGCACTATGATAACGTTGTAATCGACTACGAAATACGGAAAACGCTTTACGATAATAATTATAAACTGGCACAGCGTTTCTTCGGAAAACGTACGGGGGTAATAAAAGAGGGCTATTCGGCCGACCTCCTTCTGGCCAAACCGGTACTGGATTTTGAAAGACTTGACCCCGAACTGCCCACAGTTCTACAACTGATCTTGAAAACCTCCTGTGAATCTAATTATGAAAAAGTCTGGAATACCGGAGAATTGATACTCGACAAGGGCTTCCCCCAGAGGATATCCAGGAAGGAGCTTAAAGACCTTTCCAGGGATATCAAAAACCTGGAATTGTAA
- the disA gene encoding DNA integrity scanning diadenylate cyclase DisA yields MERSEFIEKLKIIAPGTPLRHALDDIQDASIGGLIFFVDDYKKYSNLMQIGFLLNCSFNANKLYELAKMDGAIVVTEDLSTIIGANVQLIPDHNISTNQTGMRHRAAERMAKETGKMLVAVSKRRNTMTIFFGDYVYTLNNVETLTSKITQTIRTAEKYKEAFIEALTGMEFMERAGSLTLFDVVKTIQKGLMVMMIGQEAEITIAELGNHGRFPQMQITEMLVNVGEEIENLVLDFSDELVEPEELEEILTRLNGLTEKEINSFGSILRILGYDITTASQAVEYFIRSRGIRFARHIPRIPLHVAINLGREFGTLFNLLESTEDELKDVDGIGEKRASAIRHAIDIYKKSGQVTIPGF; encoded by the coding sequence GTGGAGAGAAGTGAGTTTATTGAGAAATTGAAGATCATTGCCCCGGGAACTCCCCTCAGGCACGCCCTCGACGACATCCAGGATGCCAGCATCGGCGGACTGATCTTTTTTGTGGATGATTACAAGAAATATAGCAACTTGATGCAGATCGGCTTCCTTTTGAACTGCTCCTTCAACGCAAACAAATTATACGAACTGGCCAAGATGGACGGCGCTATCGTTGTGACCGAAGACCTTTCGACGATCATAGGTGCCAACGTACAGTTGATTCCAGACCATAACATAAGCACCAACCAGACCGGTATGAGACACCGGGCCGCAGAGAGAATGGCAAAAGAGACGGGAAAGATGCTCGTTGCCGTTTCCAAGAGGCGTAATACGATGACTATTTTCTTCGGTGACTATGTATATACGTTGAACAACGTTGAGACTCTCACTTCAAAAATAACCCAAACGATAAGAACGGCTGAGAAATACAAAGAGGCTTTTATAGAGGCTCTGACAGGAATGGAGTTCATGGAAAGGGCCGGCTCTCTCACTCTATTCGATGTGGTGAAAACAATACAGAAAGGGCTCATGGTAATGATGATAGGTCAGGAAGCGGAGATAACAATCGCCGAACTTGGAAATCACGGAAGGTTTCCCCAGATGCAGATCACCGAGATGTTGGTCAATGTTGGTGAGGAGATAGAGAACCTGGTGCTGGATTTCAGCGATGAATTGGTTGAACCTGAAGAGCTTGAAGAGATTCTTACCAGGCTCAACGGACTGACCGAGAAAGAGATCAACAGTTTCGGTTCAATTCTCAGAATCCTGGGGTACGATATCACTACGGCATCTCAGGCAGTGGAGTATTTTATACGTTCCAGGGGTATCCGTTTCGCGAGGCATATTCCGCGAATCCCGCTTCATGTGGCCATAAATCTGGGAAGGGAGTTCGGAACGCTATTTAACCTCCTCGAAAGCACGGAGGACGAATTGAAGGATGTCGATGGTATAGGTGAAAAGCGTGCCTCTGCAATAAGGCATGCGATCGATATATATAAAAAGTCCGGTCAGGTTACAATTCCAGGTTTTTGA